A window of the Streptomyces sp. NBC_01351 genome harbors these coding sequences:
- a CDS encoding GNAT family N-acetyltransferase: MSNLPSRIELCPLTLADQDEFCSLVRASTKLHMPWMQLPATAEEFQGWMRRFSDGTNLGFVIRVHKTGAAAGMVNINSIIRGRYQGASLGYAAFAPSAGQGYMAEGLTVALQHAFDDLRLHRLEANIQPANKASLALVQRLGFRYEGLSPAYLYIDGAWRDHERWSIAAPSPWTPDPSLPEV, from the coding sequence ATGTCCAATCTGCCGTCACGGATCGAACTGTGCCCGCTCACCCTCGCCGACCAGGATGAGTTCTGCTCGCTCGTGAGGGCCAGTACCAAGCTCCACATGCCCTGGATGCAGCTGCCCGCGACCGCGGAGGAGTTCCAGGGGTGGATGCGCCGCTTCAGCGACGGCACCAACCTGGGTTTTGTGATCCGCGTTCATAAGACCGGTGCAGCTGCTGGCATGGTCAACATCAACTCGATCATCCGGGGCCGTTACCAGGGCGCGTCCCTCGGCTATGCGGCTTTCGCCCCGTCAGCGGGGCAGGGTTACATGGCCGAAGGGCTCACCGTCGCCCTGCAGCACGCCTTCGACGACCTGCGTCTCCACCGGCTGGAGGCGAACATTCAGCCGGCAAACAAGGCGTCGTTGGCCTTGGTCCAGCGGCTGGGCTTTCGTTACGAAGGCCTTTCGCCCGCCTATCTCTATATCGACGGGGCCTGGCGCGACCACGAACGTTGGTCCATCGCCGCGCCATCCCCCTGGACGCCCGACCCTTCCCTTCCCGAGGTCTAG
- a CDS encoding pyridoxamine 5'-phosphate oxidase family protein yields the protein MTLPPPAFGSAGEHRLQQQLGTFARAARFYGKQVHPYLTHEMRDFIGRQTMVFLATADTHGESDASFRAGPPGFVHIIDDRTLAYPEFRGNGVFASTGNMTENPHLGMLFVDFTHHHTGLHVNGAARLHTDAGLRSLHPSLPTGIAPGRSPEMWVHLSVEEAYIHCSKYIPHMEPAPRPAGHDAARPRDPDYFTGPRNGTDLLAQGGVGPPG from the coding sequence GTGACCTTGCCCCCGCCAGCCTTCGGATCAGCAGGCGAGCACCGGCTGCAGCAACAGCTGGGCACGTTCGCCCGCGCCGCCCGCTTCTACGGGAAACAGGTACACCCGTACCTCACACACGAGATGCGGGACTTCATCGGCCGCCAGACCATGGTCTTCCTCGCCACGGCCGACACCCACGGTGAATCCGACGCCAGCTTCCGCGCCGGGCCGCCCGGATTCGTCCACATCATCGACGACCGCACGCTCGCCTACCCCGAGTTCCGCGGCAACGGCGTGTTCGCCAGCACCGGCAACATGACCGAGAACCCCCACCTGGGCATGCTCTTCGTGGACTTCACCCACCATCACACAGGCCTCCACGTCAACGGCGCCGCCCGGCTCCACACAGACGCCGGCCTGCGCTCCCTCCACCCCAGCCTCCCCACCGGGATCGCACCCGGACGCAGTCCCGAGATGTGGGTCCACCTGAGCGTCGAAGAGGCCTACATCCACTGCTCCAAGTACATACCCCACATGGAGCCCGCTCCCCGACCCGCCGGCCACGACGCCGCGCGCCCCAGGGATCCGGACTATTTCACCGGGCCGCGGAATGGCACGGACCTCCTCGCGCAAGGCGGCGTAGGACCGCCCGGGTGA
- a CDS encoding globin domain-containing protein: MRFRLIRSNYASTYPSPEDSAPAPSPAVHTAEPEVGEGPLSAHEIDLLRASVSVVEPLAADMTVYFYAILFARYPEVRPMFPPGMDAQRGRLLRALLRIVDLVDDPGSLVRFCGHLGRDHRKFGTLSAHFPAVGECLLASLARYVGPAWTADISAVWTKAYGVVAQVMISAAEQDAAERPAMWPATIVHRVSRGHRIAEITVRPHTAYEYAAGQYVSVETPWLPKLWRYYSPANAPREDGTLTLHVRAVAGGAVSGALVHRAVVGDVIRLGPPMGDMVLDTAVYSDLLLVAGGTGLAPIRALVEEVARHGEHQQVDLFLGARTGDELYGVDDMLRMAQRHHWLTIRGAVSHEYIPGLRGALPEVLAEFGPWYQHDAYLSGPAQMVVSAKEALTMAGTAPDRIHHDPFETPVLSLP; the protein is encoded by the coding sequence TTGAGATTCCGGCTCATTCGCTCAAACTACGCCTCCACCTACCCGTCCCCGGAAGACTCGGCACCCGCCCCGAGTCCAGCCGTACACACCGCGGAGCCCGAGGTCGGCGAGGGACCCCTGTCGGCCCACGAGATCGACCTCCTGCGTGCTTCGGTCTCGGTGGTCGAGCCGCTTGCCGCTGATATGACGGTCTACTTCTACGCGATCCTCTTCGCCCGCTACCCCGAGGTCCGTCCGATGTTCCCGCCGGGAATGGACGCCCAGCGCGGCCGCCTGCTGCGCGCGCTCCTGCGCATCGTGGACCTGGTCGACGACCCCGGCAGTCTGGTCCGCTTCTGCGGACACCTCGGACGTGATCACCGCAAATTCGGCACGCTCAGCGCGCACTTCCCGGCCGTGGGCGAGTGCCTCCTCGCCTCTCTGGCCCGCTACGTCGGCCCCGCGTGGACCGCGGACATCTCCGCCGTCTGGACCAAGGCGTACGGTGTGGTCGCCCAAGTAATGATCAGTGCCGCCGAGCAGGACGCGGCTGAACGGCCCGCCATGTGGCCCGCCACCATCGTGCACCGCGTCTCGCGCGGACACCGCATCGCCGAGATCACCGTACGACCCCACACGGCCTACGAGTACGCCGCCGGACAGTACGTAAGCGTCGAAACTCCCTGGTTGCCGAAGCTATGGCGCTACTACTCCCCCGCCAACGCGCCCCGCGAGGACGGCACCCTCACCCTCCACGTCCGCGCGGTGGCCGGCGGCGCGGTCAGCGGCGCGCTGGTCCACCGGGCGGTCGTCGGCGACGTGATCCGGTTGGGGCCCCCGATGGGGGACATGGTCCTGGACACGGCCGTCTACAGCGATCTCCTCCTCGTCGCCGGCGGCACCGGCCTCGCCCCGATCCGCGCGCTCGTCGAAGAGGTGGCGCGGCACGGCGAGCACCAGCAGGTCGACCTGTTCCTCGGGGCCCGGACCGGGGACGAGCTGTACGGCGTCGACGACATGCTCCGCATGGCCCAGCGACACCACTGGCTGACCATCAGGGGCGCAGTCTCCCACGAGTACATTCCCGGGCTCCGGGGAGCCTTGCCGGAGGTTCTGGCCGAGTTCGGGCCGTGGTACCAGCACGACGCCTATCTCAGCGGCCCGGCCCAGATGGTCGTCTCGGCCAAGGAGGCGCTCACGATGGCCGGCACCGCGCCCGACCGCATCCATCACGACCCGTTCGAAACACCCGTCCTGTCCCTTCCCTGA
- the ppk2 gene encoding polyphosphate kinase 2: protein MNDQEFQRPQAEDLLTGLSVDDRRPEQPVLLDSTGAPIRTWQENYPYDRKIRRVEYERTKRILQIELLKLQRWVKDTGARLVVICEGRDAAGKGGTIQRFTERLNPRGARIVALDKPTEREAGQWYFQRYVAHLPAAGEIVFFDRSWYNRAGVEKVLGFCTPEQYELFLRQCPAFEAMLVEDGILLVKFWFSVSRAEQRTRFAIRQVDPVRQWKLSPTDLVSLDRWDAYTEAKIAMFRATDTDHAPWTVVKSNDKRRGRLEAIRSLLWRVDYDRKDGAAVGRPDPLIVGAADTLLEAGEEPTDLSPTPLASPNPLTGPPLGPGLHPHPQPPPSGPRSSGSGLPPHRSNG, encoded by the coding sequence GTGAACGACCAGGAGTTCCAGCGGCCACAGGCCGAGGACCTGCTGACGGGGCTGAGTGTGGATGACCGCCGGCCGGAACAGCCCGTGCTGCTGGACTCCACCGGAGCACCGATCCGTACCTGGCAGGAGAACTACCCCTACGACCGCAAGATCCGTCGGGTCGAGTACGAGCGGACCAAACGGATCCTGCAGATCGAGCTGCTCAAGCTACAGCGCTGGGTCAAGGACACCGGAGCCCGGCTGGTGGTGATCTGCGAGGGCAGGGACGCAGCGGGCAAGGGCGGCACGATCCAGCGGTTCACCGAGCGCCTCAACCCCCGCGGGGCGCGGATCGTCGCCCTGGACAAGCCGACCGAGCGGGAGGCAGGGCAGTGGTACTTCCAGCGGTACGTCGCCCATCTACCGGCAGCCGGTGAAATCGTCTTCTTCGACCGCTCCTGGTACAACCGCGCCGGCGTTGAGAAAGTCCTGGGCTTTTGCACCCCGGAGCAGTACGAGCTGTTCCTGCGACAGTGTCCGGCCTTCGAGGCGATGCTCGTGGAGGACGGGATCCTGCTGGTCAAGTTCTGGTTCTCCGTCTCCCGCGCCGAGCAGCGCACCCGCTTCGCGATCCGCCAGGTGGACCCGGTGCGGCAGTGGAAGCTGTCCCCCACGGACCTGGTCTCACTGGACCGGTGGGACGCCTACACCGAAGCGAAGATCGCGATGTTCCGAGCGACCGACACCGACCACGCGCCGTGGACGGTGGTCAAGAGCAACGACAAACGGCGAGGCCGGCTGGAAGCGATCCGCAGCCTGCTGTGGCGCGTCGACTACGACCGCAAGGACGGGGCAGCGGTCGGCCGCCCCGATCCCCTCATCGTCGGCGCCGCCGACACACTCCTGGAGGCCGGAGAGGAACCCACCGATCTCTCACCCACCCCCCTGGCATCACCCAACCCGCTGACCGGCCCGCCCCTCGGCCCCGGCCTTCACCCCCACCCGCAGCCTCCCCCCTCGGGCCCACGATCCTCTGGCTCCGGCCTGCCGCCTCACCGCTCCAACGGCTGA
- a CDS encoding diacylglycerol kinase family protein: protein MTVLDARASRRRLVLGTLLLIPLAVAVSRLYRGTHHPSDVVAGVLNGACTLLVVAYAVLLSRPGETRASAASAPAAPGGGLPAARTCEDGGTAGLGARRARAVVVRHPHACGEGSAARVRAVLRRHGYEDQVWTLTSVEDPCGALPAHVAGAETELVVVCGGDGTVRACADVVAGTGIALAIVPCGTGNLLARNLRLPSDPAAALREALSGQPIALDVGRVRGDGLAPARFTVMSGAGFDAAMVRDASARLKEHLGWAAYLRTSAKQAATTPPTLPVRVRRGLAETPPCPGS from the coding sequence GTGACGGTCCTCGATGCCAGAGCGTCCCGGCGGCGTCTCGTGTTGGGCACGCTCCTGCTGATCCCCCTGGCCGTGGCGGTCTCCCGGCTGTACCGGGGCACGCACCACCCCTCCGACGTGGTGGCGGGGGTGCTGAACGGCGCCTGCACTCTGCTCGTCGTGGCGTACGCGGTGCTGCTCTCGCGCCCCGGGGAGACGAGGGCTTCCGCCGCCTCGGCCCCGGCAGCCCCTGGAGGTGGCCTCCCCGCGGCCCGGACCTGCGAGGACGGCGGCACCGCCGGGCTGGGGGCGCGTCGGGCCCGGGCCGTGGTGGTCCGCCATCCGCACGCATGCGGTGAGGGGTCGGCAGCCCGGGTGCGGGCCGTGCTGCGCCGCCACGGATACGAGGACCAGGTGTGGACGCTGACCTCCGTCGAAGACCCGTGCGGCGCCCTGCCCGCGCACGTGGCCGGGGCTGAGACCGAGCTGGTCGTGGTCTGCGGAGGGGACGGCACCGTACGTGCCTGCGCCGACGTGGTGGCCGGTACGGGGATCGCCCTGGCCATCGTCCCCTGCGGCACCGGGAACCTGCTCGCCCGCAATCTGAGGCTGCCCTCCGATCCCGCCGCCGCCCTCCGGGAGGCCCTGTCCGGGCAGCCCATCGCGCTCGACGTGGGCCGGGTACGGGGCGACGGCCTGGCGCCGGCCCGGTTCACGGTCATGTCGGGCGCCGGGTTCGACGCGGCCATGGTGCGGGATGCCTCGGCGCGGCTCAAGGAGCACCTGGGCTGGGCCGCCTACCTCCGTACGAGCGCCAAGCAGGCCGCGACCACCCCTCCGACCCTGCCGGTACGCGTCCGACGAGGCCTTGCCGAAACCCCGCCATGCCCTGGCAGCTGA
- a CDS encoding isoamylase early set domain-containing protein — protein MLERKLLKDRAQVTFVLPADIPPGPVSVVGDFNKWKPGAHTLEPRGDGMRAVTVGLPAKRVHSFRYLAAGDYWFDEDHADGHDGTNSLLHT, from the coding sequence ATGCTCGAACGCAAGCTGCTCAAGGACCGTGCTCAGGTCACCTTCGTCCTGCCCGCCGACATTCCGCCCGGTCCGGTCAGCGTCGTCGGTGACTTCAACAAGTGGAAGCCCGGCGCCCACACCCTTGAGCCCCGCGGTGACGGCATGCGCGCGGTCACAGTCGGCCTGCCGGCGAAGCGCGTGCACTCCTTCCGTTACCTGGCGGCGGGCGACTACTGGTTCGACGAGGACCACGCCGACGGCCACGACGGCACCAACAGCCTCCTGCACACCTGA